The window TGAAATCCGCGGTCGCAAGAATGTACTCACCAAACTGTGTCGTACTGCCTACCACCTGACCCTTTACCGGGTTATACGTTGTCGGGAGCGGAAGAAACAGCCCCTGCCCCTCAAACTCGCGGTGATACACAATCGTATTCTCAGGGTCCGCAATATCCCACGCGGCGACATCAAACCGGATATCGGCATCGATCGCATCGATGGCAAAGTTGTCCAACACCATACGGGCAGGTTGTACGCGTGGGGCCTTGCCAAAGAACTCGGGAGCCTTTGGCGCGAAATCAAAACGGGTGACGGCCAGTTCGTTGTAACCGAAGCTGTCGATCGTGTTAAGGGTCACGCTCACACCGGTGTCACCCCCGGTGTCGACAAAATCGTACGTGTTCCCGGGCACTACCTCGATGATCACGACGCTTGCCGAAGGAGCGCCCCCGGTGAATGGAAACCTGAATGCGCGGTAGCTCTCGACGTCCGGCGGAACGAACGACAGTTCGTACACTTTTTCACCCGCGGCGTTCACTTCGGTGACGGCGGGACTGGGCAGTCCGCTGCTTCCCCCCCAGCCGATGACCGTGTTTCCATTAGGCAGCCGTTGCGCATTCCCACGGTGCCATCCCGCGACCAGACTGTCGGGGACGTATGACCACACAAAATCCACAACACGCCCCGACTCATCGATCGCGAATTCGTGCGCTTGCGACGTTCTCGTCCCCTGCCGGTTGCCGTTGTCGTACATCAGCATGTTACCGTTCGGGAGGCGATGGATCGCATGACCCCCGACCATGCCAACCCCTTCGGTACTGTCTACATCTGCGAACGAAAACTCGTTGTGAGGGCCGCCGAGCGTCCAGATGACGTCTCCGGTCTGACGATTGATCTTCCTGGTCCACTGCGGAGTCGCCAGGAGGATGTGTCCGTCGTCATCCAGATTGATCGTGTTCAGATGAAACGTGCTGACGATCGAACGTGTCGCAAAACGCGAGTTGTATGACCAGTCTTCGAAATCGTAATGGTCCCACGAGCGCCACTGGAAGATGACGTTCTTCTGGGCGTCCAACTCCTGCACGACGCCCCCCGACACAAGCGCATCCGGCTGGCCGCCTGCCACGATCTGACTCATGTCCACCGGTGTCAGATAGTAGCCGAACAGGAGATAGTGACCGTTCGGGAGCATCTGGAAGTCATGGGCCTCAGCCACGTAGCCGTTTCCCATCTGTACGCTGTCGACAAGCGCCAAACTGCTGTTCAGAATTTTGTGCACTACGTTGCCGCCACCGGTGTATGAGTGGTGCTCGAAGAAGTGAGCATAACTCAGCATCCCGTTCGGCTGCATCTTGAAGTCGTACGCGTAGTCGTCCGCTAGAGCGCGCGAAAAGAACGGCGTACCATCGTTGTTCAGCATCATCAGGTAGTAACCGACGCCCTCCACATTGCTTGCGACGGCCAGGAACAAATATCCTTCGCCGATTGCCGTGGAATCGTAGATCTGAATGTCCATCACCGGGAAGTCGTCGACTCGTGAAGTGAACGACTGACCGTCAATCGTGCCTGCATCCGTCTTCACAGGTGGTCGCAAAACGGGCATCAGATCGTACGGATCGGGCATTCGCTCCAGCGACGAAATCCGGAAGGAGAAGTCTGCCGGTGGCAAGGCCTTTCCTGCCAGTGTCCGAACATCACCTTGCACGACGACGTCCACGATTTCACCGGGTGCAAAGACGTGATCGGGCTTGGCGATGATGGTCTTCCCATCGCTGGACAGCGTTGTCGCGACCGAAACGTGACCGCTGAGCGAACCTGTCACACGGATGGCGGAGACATCAAGCGTCCCAGGATTGATCTGTGAGCCCTCGCGAATAATGATCGTGCTCTGCCTTGAATTCTCGATCGACGACGGCATCGGGGACAGAAACTCATACGCGGACTGATCCTGTGCAAACGCGGACGAGGCCATGAGAATGAATGCGGCCGACAAGAGAAGGGGTTTCATTGCTGTTTCTTGATTCTGGATTCTGGAAATTGCCATACGTGAGCTACAACACGAAAACGACGGACCCGACGACGGACACCTCGGAACCCGTAGATCCGAGAGTGCCGAGACGGTAGTAGTAGATGCCCGCTGGCAGACCCGCAGCGTCGAAGACCTGTGTGTGGCCTCCTGCGGGCTGCCACTCCTCGACGATCCGGGCGACCCGGCGTCCGAGGATATCGTAGACATCAATCGTCACATGGCCGGGCTCACCGAGTTCGTATTCAAAACGCGCTTGATGCCGCGTCGGATTTGGGTACGGCGGATGCAACGTCAGACCGCCGGAAGCATCGACTCCGGCCAACCCACCTGTGGCGACCGCCTCCCGCAGCGTAACGTTTCCCAGGTGCACATCAGCATCATATTTCCCGACATTGATCACGACTCTCGCGGCAAAATCGCTGGGCTGATCCATCGTGAACGAATAGCGATAGTGCTGAAGCTGCGTCGCAAGCACAATCGGTGAAATCATGCCATAGTTATCCCACGGATCCCCGTCCCTTGTGACCTTCGCCTCAAAGACCCGCGGACTATCGGCGTAGGCGTCAAATTCAAACACGTACTCCCGACCGTTGATGAGCGGCATACCCGGTTGACGCAGCTGAATATTCCACCATTCAGACCCGCTGCGCCCTATGGCAAACGTCAATAGCGACCCGGGTAACGTTGTGACTGAAGCCTGCGCGTCACCGTTGACCTCAAAGTCCCACTCGGCGAGGCCGTCGGCAAAATCGCCGTTTCGAACCATGTTGGTGCCCGGGGTCGTGAAGTTTACGAAGACCGCCTCCTCGTTCGAGTACTCACTCTCTACGCCGGCACCGTCGACCGCGGTCACGCGGAAATAATGCTGACGACGATTCTCGAGTTCTGTCAGGTGCGCGAACGGAACGTCGGAAGAAACCATGA of the Rhodothermales bacterium genome contains:
- a CDS encoding T9SS type A sorting domain-containing protein — encoded protein: MKPLLLSAAFILMASSAFAQDQSAYEFLSPMPSSIENSRQSTIIIREGSQINPGTLDVSAIRVTGSLSGHVSVATTLSSDGKTIIAKPDHVFAPGEIVDVVVQGDVRTLAGKALPPADFSFRISSLERMPDPYDLMPVLRPPVKTDAGTIDGQSFTSRVDDFPVMDIQIYDSTAIGEGYLFLAVASNVEGVGYYLMMLNNDGTPFFSRALADDYAYDFKMQPNGMLSYAHFFEHHSYTGGGNVVHKILNSSLALVDSVQMGNGYVAEAHDFQMLPNGHYLLFGYYLTPVDMSQIVAGGQPDALVSGGVVQELDAQKNVIFQWRSWDHYDFEDWSYNSRFATRSIVSTFHLNTINLDDDGHILLATPQWTRKINRQTGDVIWTLGGPHNEFSFADVDSTEGVGMVGGHAIHRLPNGNMLMYDNGNRQGTRTSQAHEFAIDESGRVVDFVWSYVPDSLVAGWHRGNAQRLPNGNTVIGWGGSSGLPSPAVTEVNAAGEKVYELSFVPPDVESYRAFRFPFTGGAPSASVVIIEVVPGNTYDFVDTGGDTGVSVTLNTIDSFGYNELAVTRFDFAPKAPEFFGKAPRVQPARMVLDNFAIDAIDADIRFDVAAWDIADPENTIVYHREFEGQGLFLPLPTTYNPVKGQVVGSTTQFGEYILATADFSSVVFTPRPYFPADGDSVNQDLPVTLQWSSIGYVTSFDMQVATDESFTSTVVDVTSMREALFEMASVAAAVEYYWRVRSTNDAGTSEWSAAQRFATVEPFIELIAPNGAAELQRGLDHYIRWTDNIEEDVIIDLLRNAVMVAPVVTTASDGAYLWEVDAQLEMGSGYALRIASSADAELFAQSEQGFVIIDTTATAIEAPAGPVRDFSLHQNYPNPFAPETVMGFAVPEPSGVVIRVFDVLGRQVATVVDGQFAVGVHSALWNGTSSTGERLASGVYLYRMDAGEFTETRQLVMLR
- a CDS encoding T9SS type A sorting domain-containing protein; translation: DNGNGHPTPETRAVEYEIDAVNMTATLMWEYRHTPRRYTSWMGNAQRLPNGNTLVNYADASLPKVTEVRPDGLRSLEMDFVSPANSYRVFKFDWMGRARQPYLIAESYPDRVTLIFNKFGDSDVDHFNVYGGTSTGSTTFMVSSDVPFAHLTELENRRQHYFRVTAVDGAGVESEYSNEEAVFVNFTTPGTNMVRNGDFADGLAEWDFEVNGDAQASVTTLPGSLLTFAIGRSGSEWWNIQLRQPGMPLINGREYVFEFDAYADSPRVFEAKVTRDGDPWDNYGMISPIVLATQLQHYRYSFTMDQPSDFAARVVINVGKYDADVHLGNVTLREAVATGGLAGVDASGGLTLHPPYPNPTRHQARFEYELGEPGHVTIDVYDILGRRVARIVEEWQPAGGHTQVFDAAGLPAGIYYYRLGTLGSTGSEVSVVGSVVFVL